A DNA window from Fragaria vesca subsp. vesca linkage group LG3, FraVesHawaii_1.0, whole genome shotgun sequence contains the following coding sequences:
- the LOC101300707 gene encoding uncharacterized protein LOC101300707 gives MAQLQHFSHHHPLMFKEEAQKDKHCRACGDPVLGPSYSCSQCSKLFILHKSCAELPREMHHPIHRKHPLVLSCMDREYTCDICWKTHPINLFVYRCEPCAFELHLQCASELSNTKYLEHFSHEHALIIQEDPDKRRVCQGCKEEVGGPCYRCCRILCWYYLHKSCAEMPVEFRHPMHPKHPLILNKDRAKQYLCDACGQDCSGKFTYSCFQCDFNLDPKCAFTKHYSHIHPLMFKEDDAAATVLVAGPPVVCFACGDPVVGPSYSCYQCLFVLHKSCADLPHEMHHPIHNTHPLVLLSDRNYCCDICRRSHSGLFSYSCSPCNYELDIQCASDLSNIKYIEHFSHEHALIFVEDPKRREEGLPVVCQGCQEDVSGPGYCCSRFLCHYTLHKSCAELPSEFHHPMHTQHSLVLNKDRGRGFLCDACDQDCSRRFTYSCCQCDFSLDSKCAFNWTGFKHFSHEHPLLFEREPKKKYFGPLFCDGCQDPILGPSYTCINTFRRRKCSFNLHKTCAELPHEIEHPMHRQHPLLLHNILPDIKQVRRLCNVCNKPGRFLYCCSICDFNLHLKCGSNWKTILANESHEHQFTVLGRKMFDHVNCDVCGEYWTTGVYYMCSICQLFVDKECASLPRSIKKPDHQHHLKLTWFLDNICPNNLSCKVCSISIDKCRAAYCCGECSSYVAHVACTTAEYSREDSFLDTALNDDESDDALEITHFSHPHPLAANDPCEEVKDEHRLISCEGCIRPINATKESFYSCTKQEDELCSFFLHKVCAQLPKKMFLPLLHQHQLMLLSRAPSVGGVFQCYMCGAFNQGFTYTCEKCGSQKGETVFFLDLQCNAYWDNKALIKHDSHVHHLLLTTEWDDVHCSSCGCNIFFCFSCKRCKFHLCIPCVRLPLTARHRYDDHPLKLTYASVYDELGYYCQICEGTRDPTQWFYRCNDCDFDCHAHCIVGSYPQVKLGSTCKHEAHAQHLVTLVDKARSPIRFDKRENILPCLKCGEPCVGLVFECGDCIINIHREGFCQVTALESSANQASKEETSQ, from the coding sequence ATGGCTCAGCTTCAACATTTCAGTCACCACCATCCATTGATGTTCAAGGAAGAGGCGCAGAAGGATAAACATTGCCGTGCGTGTGGGGACCCGGTGCTTGGTCCTAGCTACAGTTGCAGCCAGTGTTCCAAACTATTCATTCTCCACAAATCATGTGCCGAGCTCCCCCGTGAGATGCATCATCCGATACACCGCAAGCATCCACTTGTTCTCTCATGTATGGACAGGGAGTACACTTGCGATATTTGTTGGAAAACCCATCCCATCAACTTATTCGTTTACAGATGTGAGCCATGTGCATTCGAACTTCATCTCCAATGTGCTTCTGAATTGAGCAACACAAAATACTTAGAGCACTTCAGTCATGAGCATGCACTGATCATTCAGGAAGATCCGGACAAAAGGAGAGTTTGTCAAGGGTGCAAGGAGGAAGTGGGCGGTCCATGCTATCGTTGTTGCCGAATTCTTTGCTGGTACTATCTCCATAAGTCATGTGCGGAGATGCCCGTTGAGTTTCGTCACCCCATGCATCCCAAACACCCACTTATTCTCAACAAAGATAGAGCAAAACAATACCTTTGTGATGCGTGCGGCCAAGATTGTAGTGGCAAGTTCACTTATAGTTGCTTCCAATGTGACTTCAACCTTGACCCAAAATGTGCTTTCACTAAACATTACTCTCATATCCATCCATTGATGTTTAAGGAAGATGATGCTGCAGCAACAGTATTAGTAGCAGGTCCACCGGTTGTATGCTTTGCGTGTGGGGATCCAGTAGTTGGTCCTAGCTATAGTTGTTACCAGTGCTTATTCGTTCTCCACAAGTCATGTGCGGATCTTCCGCATGAAATGCATCATCCAATACACAACACACACCCACTTGTTCTTCTTTCAGATAGAAACTACTGTTGTGATATTTGTCGCAGATCCCATTCCGGCTTATTCTCTTACAGTTGTAGCCCATGTAACTATGAGCTTGACATCCAATGTGCTTCTGACTTGAGCAACATAAAATACATAGAGCACTTTAGTCATGAGCATGCGCTGATCTTTGTAGAAGATCCGAAAAGGCGAGAGGAAGGGTTACCAGTTGTTTGTCAAGGGTGCCAGGAGGATGTGTCGGGTCCGGGCTATTGTTGCAGCCGTTTTCTCTGTCACTACACTCTCCACAAGTCATGTGCGGAGCTTCCCTCGGAGTTTCATCACCCGATGCATACCCAACATTCACTTGTTCTTAACAAAGATAGAGGACGAGGATTCCTGTGTGATGCGTGTGACCAAGATTGCAGCCGCAGGTTCACTTATAGTTGCTGCCAGTGTGACTTCAGCCTTGACTCAAAATGTGCTTTCAATTGGACCGGTTTTAAACATTTCAGTCACGAGCATCCGTTATTGTTCGAGAGAGAGCCGAAAAAGAAATACTTTGGTCCGCTGTTCTGCGATGGCTGCCAGGATCCAATACTTGGTCCTAGTTACACGTGCATCAATACCTTCCGGCGTCGCAAATGTAGCTTCAATCTTCATAAAACATGTGCAGAGCTACCCCATGAAATTGAGCACCCGATGCACCGTCAACACCCACTTCTTCTCCACAACATTCTTCCGGATATCAAGCAGGTACGTCGCCTTTGTAATGTTTGCAACAAACCTGGCAGATTCCTCTACTGCTGTTCCATATGTGACTTCAACCTTCACCTCAAGTGTGGCTCAAATTGGAAAACTATTCTTGCTAACGAGTCTCACGAGCATCAGTTCACAGTCCTCGGGAGGAAAATGTTTGACCACGTTAATTGTGACGTTTGTGGTGAGTATTGGACTACCGGGGTCTACTACATGTGTAGCATTTGCCAGCTCTTCGTCGATAAGGAATGTGCTTCATTACCACGCAGCATCAAAAAACCTGACCATCAACACCACCTAAAGCTGACCTGGTTCCTTGACAACATCTGCCCCAACAACCTGTCGTGCAAAGTGTGCTCCATAAGCATTGATAAATGTCGCGCTGCTTATTGTTGTGGTGAATGTAGCAGTTATGTCGCCCATGTCGCATGTACAACAGCTGAGTACTCTCGAGAAGATAGTTTTTTAGACACTGCCCTGAATGATGATGAGTCTGATGATGCTCTAGAGATCACACACTTCAGTCACCCACATCCATTAGCCGCTAATGATCCTTGTGAGGAAGTTAAAGATGAGCACAGACTAATTAGCTGTGAGGGATGCATCCGCCCCATAAATGCCACCAAAGAATCCTTTTATAGCTGCACTAAACAAGAAGATGAGTTGTGTAGTTTCTTTCTCCATAAGGTATGTGCTCAATTACCTAAAAAAATGTTTCTCCCTCTACTTCACCAACACCAGTTAATGCTCCTCTCAAGGGCACCTTCTGTTGGTGGTGTCTTCCAGTGTTATATGTGTGGTGCTTTTAACCAAGGCTTCACATATACTTGTGAGAAATGTGGCTCACAAAAAGGCGAAACTGTTTTCTTCCTCGACCTTCAGTGCAATGCCTACTGGGATAACAAGGCTCTTATTAAACATGACTCTCATGTTCACCACCTCCTCCTCACAACAGAATGGGACGACGTCCATTGCAGCAGTTGTGGGTGTAATATATTCTTCTGCTTTAGTTGTAAGAGATGTAAATTTCATCTATGTATTCCATGTGTTAGATTACCTCTTACTGCTAGGCACCGTTACGATGATCATCCTCTCAAGCTCACATATGCTAGCGTATATGATGAGCTCGGTTACTACTGTCAAATATGCGAAGGAACTCGAGATCCAACACAATGGTTCTACCGCTGCAACGATTGTGACTTTGATTGCCATGCTCATTGCATTGTGGGGAGTTATCCACAAGTCAAGTTAGGGAGTACTTGCAAGCACGAAGCTCATGCTCAACACCTCGTCACCCTTGTTGATAAGGCCAGAAGCCCCATTCGGTTCGATAAGAGAGAAAACATTCTTCCTTGCCTGAAATGTGGAGAGCCTTGTGTAGGATTGGTGTTTGAATGTGGGGATTGCATTATAAATATCCACCGAGAAGGATTTTGTCAGGTAACAGCTTTGGAGAGTTCTGCCAATCAAGCCTCCAAAGAAGAGACAAGCCAATGA
- the LOC101300991 gene encoding LOW QUALITY PROTEIN: pentatricopeptide repeat-containing protein At3g62890-like (The sequence of the model RefSeq protein was modified relative to this genomic sequence to represent the inferred complete CDS: inserted 1 base in 1 codon) encodes MATVLLHDFHEREPCFSSHPPTPSLHKASPSLSFRAAKPSKKPPQLHALSLKTGAFTNPSIVSRLLSLYAHPSINHLPYALSVFSHLTNHRSPPLIDGYARCGRVDVAVELFEEMEERDEFSWTVLVDGLSKCGQVEKAREVFERMPSKNVVSWNAMINGYMKGGEFEKARELFGQMGSRDVISWNSMIAGYEFNGRFGEALELFREVLEEDVRPTPATLVSVLSAVSGLAALSKGRIVHSVMVKHGFELEGVLGTSLIYMYSKCGSIDSAMAVFEGIQRKKXGHSTAIIVGLGMHGMADQVLQLFLEMRTNGMEPHGITFIGILNACSHAGLVDLGRYYFNMMRKDYDTIGCYVVLSNMYAAADQWEKVSHVREMMKKRGVRKDPGCSSIEHRGMLHEFIVGDKSHPQTKEIYSKLSEVREKLKSAGHVPDTSQVLLCLEDEKEKEAELENHSERLAISFGLINLEPRSPIRIIKNLRVCNDCHSVT; translated from the exons ATGGCAACTGTTCTCCTTCATGATTTTCATG AAAGAGAGCCATGCTTCAGCTCACACCCCCCCACCCCCTCCCTCCACAAAGCCTCTCCTTCTCTCTCCTTCAGAGCTGCCAAACCCTCAAAGAAGCCACCCCAGCTCCACGCCCTCTCCCTCAAAACCGGCGCCTTCACCAACCCCTCCATCGTCTCCCGTCTCTTGTCCCTCTACGCCCACCCCTCCATCAACCACCTCCCCTACGCCCTCTCCGTCTTCTCCCACCTCACCAACCACCGCTCCCCTCCGCTGATTGATGGGTACGCCAGGTGTGGGAGGGTTGACGTTGCGGTGGAGCTGTTTGAGGAGATGGAGGAGAGGGATGAGTTTTCGTGGACGGTTTTGGTGGATGGGCTGTCCAAATGCGGGCAGGTTGAGAAGGCTAGGGAGGTTTTTGAGAGAATGCCGAGTAAGAATGTGGTTTCGTGGAATGCTATGATTAATGGGTACATGAAAGGTGGGGAGTTTGAGAAGGCGAGGGAGTTGTTTGGTCAGATGGGGAGTAGGGATGTGATAAGCTGGAATTCGATGATTGCTGGGTATGAGTTTAATGGGCGGTTTGGGGAGGCGTTGGAGTTGTTTCGAGAAGTGTTGGAGGAGGATGTCAGGCCGACTCCTGCTACATTGGTCAGTGTGCTTTCTGCGGTTTCGGGATTGGCTGCTTTGAGTAAGGGGAGGATAGTTCATTCTGTGATGGTGAAACATGGGTTTGAATTGGAGGGTGTGCTTGGTACGTCGTTGATATATATGTATTCTAAGTGTGGAAGCATAGACAGCGCGATGGCTGTGTTTGAAGGGATACAGAGGAAGA GTGGGCATTCGACGGCTATAATTGTAGGTTTGGGAATGCATGGTATGGCTGACCAGGTTCTTCAGCTGTTTCTGGAAATGCGCACAAATGGGATGGAGCCTCATGGTATAACTTTTATCGGAATCTTGAATGCTTGCAGCCATGCTGGATTGGTTGATCTTGGCCGTTACTATTTCAATATGATGAGAAAAGATTATG ATACTATTGGATGCTACGTTGTGCTCTCTAACATGTATGCTGCAGCTGATCAGTGGGAGAAAGTTTCACATGTAAGAGAAATGATGAAAAAGAGAGGTGTCAGAAAGGACCCGGGATGCAGTAGCATAGAGCACAGAGGTATGCTTCATGAGTTTATTGTAGGCGACAAATCGCATCCCCAGACAAAAGAGATATATTCCAAGTTGAGTGAGGTGAGAGAGAAACTGAAATCTGCAGGACATGTTCCCGACACGAGCCAAGTTTTATTGTGTCTTGAGGATGAAAAGGAGAAGGAAGCTGAACTGGAAAACCATAGCGAGAGATTGGCTATTTCATTTGGTCTCATTAATTTGGAACCGAGGAGTCCTATTCGCATCATAAAGAATCTTCGTGTCTGTAATGATTGCCATTCTGTCACTTAA
- the LOC101294047 gene encoding uncharacterized protein LOC101294047, whose product MQSKCVRISSSSSKIIQFLVRDQPLPSLLLFRDQSFIALFCLLSHCSTASLSSDWNRAPSFNCSPLISLVPCIQNKWFRAIDCRLCGKLMIRTFFSFYFSRQFLPMAMIMNLTGSLENQRSTQNWGKQSQMECKFQLWINIGI is encoded by the exons ATGCAGTCAAAGTGTGTCAGGATAAGCTCAAGCTCTTCAAAG ATCATCCAGTTTCTGGTCCGAGATCAGCCGCTGCCTTCTCTTTTGCTCTTCCGAGATCAATCTTTCATTGCTTTGTTCTGTCTCCTCTCTCACTGCTCTACCGCTTCTCTTTCGTCAGACTGGAACCGAGCTCCCTCTTTCAACTGTAGCCCTCTGATCTCCTTAGTTCCATGCATTCAGAACAAGTGGTTTCGAGCAATTGATTGCAGGCTCTGTGGCAAGCTTATGATAAGAACCTTCTTCTCATTCTACTTCTCACGCCAATTTCTACCAATGGCAATGATAATGAATTTAACGGGTTCCTTAGAG AATCAAAGATCAACTCAAAATTGGGGGAAACAGAGCCAAATGGAGTGCAAATTTCAGCTCTGGATTAATATTG GCATATAA